GCCGCCAGCAGCCGAACGTGGCGACCATGGAAATGTACGGTGCCAAGGTCGTGCCGGTCACGAGCGGTAGCCGCACCCTGAAGGATGCCGTGAACGAAGCCATGCGCGACTGGGCTACGAATTTCAAGAACACGCATTATGTGCTCGGTTCTGCCCTCGGTCCGGCTCCGTTCCCGGATATCGTGCGTACGTTCCAGTCCATCATCGGCGAAGAAGTCAAGCGCCAGGCCGCAGAACGCAACATCGACATTGCCGCGATCGTTGCCTGCGTGGGTGGCGGTAGCAACTCCATCGGCGTGTTCACCCCGTTTATCGAAGACAAGAACGTGCGCCTGATTGGTGCGGAAGCGGGTGGCATCGGCCCGAACGTGGGCGAGAACGCATCCCGCATGACAGGTAACGCGAGCCGCGAAGGCATTCTGCAGGGTTACAAGAGCCGCTTCCTCATCGATGAAGACGGCCAGTCTATGCCGACCCGCTCCATTTCGGCAGGTCTTGACTACATGGGAATCGGGCCGCAACTCGCCGCCCTCGGCGAATCGGGCCGCGTGGAATTCACGAGCATTCTCGACAAGGAAGCTCTGGAAGCTGTGAAGTTCTTTGCCCGCAATGAAGGCATTCTCTTTGCGCTCGAAAGTGCGCACGCGGGTGCCGCCGCCATGAAGATTGCGAAGGAACTCCCGAAGGACAAGGCGCTCGTCATCAACATGAGTGGCCGCGGCGACAAGGACATCTTTATCACGAGCCCGGTATTCCGACCCGAAAAGTGGAAGGAATTCCTGAAGGCCGAACTCAAGCGCCTCGAAAACAACGAGGACATCCACGACGCGGAGATTATGAACAAATAGACGAAAGAATTTTCATTTTCTCGTATTTAAGGATAAATCCAATTAATAAACAATTAAACTTTGACTATAAGGAGAAGACCAAGCAATGCTTCTAGATGAAGTAGATTGAAATTAAGCTCTTTCGTCTATCGTCTACCAGCGAAGC
This is a stretch of genomic DNA from Fibrobacter sp. UWR3. It encodes these proteins:
- the trpB gene encoding tryptophan synthase subunit beta; protein product: MTSTTSNNGFFDKFGGKYVAEIIRRPLDDLEAAFNKYIHDPEFLEELHVIQRDYIGRETPLYFAPTATELLGGAQIYIKLEGLANTGAHKINNAIGQCLLAKKMGKTRIIAETGAGQHGLATAAACAKLGLECVVYMGEVDVRRQQPNVATMEMYGAKVVPVTSGSRTLKDAVNEAMRDWATNFKNTHYVLGSALGPAPFPDIVRTFQSIIGEEVKRQAAERNIDIAAIVACVGGGSNSIGVFTPFIEDKNVRLIGAEAGGIGPNVGENASRMTGNASREGILQGYKSRFLIDEDGQSMPTRSISAGLDYMGIGPQLAALGESGRVEFTSILDKEALEAVKFFARNEGILFALESAHAGAAAMKIAKELPKDKALVINMSGRGDKDIFITSPVFRPEKWKEFLKAELKRLENNEDIHDAEIMNK